One stretch of Roseibium sp. HPY-6 DNA includes these proteins:
- a CDS encoding response regulator — MQTSRPIRILIADDDADDRILIADAFEEARLSNPVDFVEDGIELLEYLRHEGKYSDLPAGTHPGLILLDLNMPRMDGRTALEQIRADEELRRIPIVVLTTSKSEEDILKTYNLGVNSFITKPVTFEGLCEIVQILSRYWIEIVVLPNEAED; from the coding sequence ATGCAGACCTCCAGGCCTATTCGAATTCTTATCGCCGACGACGACGCTGACGATCGCATCCTGATTGCCGATGCCTTCGAAGAGGCACGGCTGAGCAATCCGGTCGACTTCGTGGAAGACGGTATCGAGTTGCTGGAATATCTACGGCATGAAGGAAAGTATTCGGACTTGCCGGCCGGAACTCATCCGGGCCTCATTCTGCTTGACCTGAACATGCCACGCATGGACGGTCGCACGGCTCTGGAGCAAATTCGCGCTGACGAAGAACTCCGACGCATTCCTATCGTCGTTCTGACAACGTCAAAATCCGAAGAAGACATCCTGAAAACCTACAATCTTGGTGTCAATTCATTCATAACCAAACCGGTCACATTCGAAGGCCTGTGCGAAATCGTGCAGATATTGAGCCGGTATTGGATCGAGATCGTTGTCCTACCGAATGAAGCGGAAGACTAG
- a CDS encoding EAL domain-containing protein has product MSGKEINVLIVDDDEDDIYLIVDTIGEIAESEYALHVSHSPAKAIDIIKSNTIDIVLCDYLMGATSGLDLINSMRAENIETPVILLTGMGGRHLDDAALAAGAADFISKNSLSPEVIDRAVRYAIANAERQCVLQTVLTNVNAAVVLIDKDGALKLWNPMYADLVESEIGCTEEASLKAFSSRILSENRIFPIGDRILERKITNLLNNEMVVMLQDVTEHVEALRERELANNRAEHLAMHCSLTNLPNRNAFNDRLNQEIARAKDQSSGFYLFLLDLNKFKEVNDFYGHQVGDALLSEVGRRMGACLKEGDYLARLGGDEFVAIQRWDEKRHASPELAHRIVEVVNGSYPLLGTIVNASISIGIATYPEHGKTAEELMSNADLAMYRAKENPVNPVSSFDADMDKVIRETRKLARDLKMAVELADLDVHFQPQANVSDSSIVGFEALARWNHAKLGAISPSRFIPIAEDTGLIHKVGELVLLKACEIASTWTRPLKVAVNISPLQIRYTDIDQIVHSVLLKTQLPASRLELEVTESVLIDDFDRAHHILRKLKNLGVSIALDDFGTGFASLSTLVSFPFDKIKIDRSFTSSIDKSAKAAEAMRAMIGLGQNLNHRVIVEGVEKPLHVDFLAKLNCDLMQGFLIGAPTPHHTFDDLTQPVGTSGASERRASPRRAKFSNCA; this is encoded by the coding sequence TTGAGCGGCAAGGAAATAAACGTGCTCATCGTCGATGATGACGAGGACGATATCTACCTTATCGTCGACACGATCGGTGAAATCGCCGAATCTGAGTACGCTTTGCATGTGTCTCACTCCCCGGCAAAAGCAATCGATATCATCAAGTCCAATACGATCGACATCGTTCTGTGTGACTACCTCATGGGAGCGACCAGCGGACTTGATCTGATCAACTCCATGCGCGCCGAGAACATTGAGACGCCCGTTATCCTCCTGACCGGCATGGGCGGACGCCATCTGGACGATGCGGCACTTGCGGCTGGCGCTGCCGATTTCATCTCGAAGAACTCGCTCTCACCGGAGGTCATCGACCGCGCGGTGCGCTATGCGATCGCCAACGCGGAACGCCAATGCGTTCTTCAAACCGTTCTGACAAACGTCAATGCTGCCGTAGTGCTGATTGACAAGGACGGAGCCTTGAAACTTTGGAACCCGATGTACGCCGATCTGGTGGAATCTGAAATCGGGTGTACGGAGGAGGCCTCGCTAAAGGCGTTTTCATCGAGGATCCTCTCGGAAAATCGAATTTTCCCCATCGGCGACCGGATTTTGGAACGCAAGATCACCAATCTCTTGAACAACGAGATGGTGGTCATGCTGCAGGACGTGACCGAACACGTGGAAGCCTTGCGTGAACGCGAGCTCGCAAACAACCGCGCCGAGCATCTGGCGATGCACTGTTCCTTGACCAACCTGCCGAACCGGAATGCTTTCAATGACCGCCTCAATCAGGAAATTGCGCGCGCCAAGGACCAGAGTTCCGGGTTTTACCTGTTTCTGCTCGACCTGAACAAGTTCAAGGAAGTCAACGACTTTTACGGGCACCAGGTCGGAGACGCCCTCTTGTCGGAAGTCGGTCGGCGGATGGGTGCCTGCCTTAAGGAAGGCGACTATCTCGCGCGTCTTGGAGGTGATGAATTCGTCGCCATCCAACGCTGGGACGAAAAGCGGCATGCTTCACCGGAACTTGCACACAGGATCGTGGAAGTCGTCAACGGCTCCTATCCTCTTCTGGGAACCATTGTGAATGCTAGCATCAGTATCGGGATCGCAACCTACCCCGAGCACGGCAAGACCGCGGAAGAACTGATGTCGAACGCGGATCTGGCGATGTACAGGGCAAAGGAAAATCCCGTAAATCCGGTTTCATCCTTTGACGCTGACATGGACAAGGTGATCCGCGAAACCCGCAAACTTGCGCGCGATCTGAAAATGGCCGTTGAGCTGGCCGACCTCGATGTTCACTTTCAGCCGCAGGCCAATGTAAGCGACTCCTCAATTGTCGGTTTCGAGGCGCTCGCGCGCTGGAACCACGCCAAACTCGGCGCAATATCCCCCTCACGTTTCATTCCGATCGCGGAAGACACGGGGCTGATCCATAAGGTCGGCGAGCTTGTCTTGTTGAAGGCCTGCGAAATCGCCTCGACCTGGACGCGGCCACTCAAGGTCGCGGTGAACATCTCGCCCCTCCAGATCAGATACACCGATATCGATCAGATCGTGCACTCCGTTCTCCTGAAGACCCAGCTTCCGGCCTCACGCCTGGAACTGGAAGTGACGGAGAGCGTGCTCATCGACGATTTCGATCGGGCGCATCACATCTTGCGCAAACTCAAGAACCTGGGTGTTTCGATCGCCCTAGACGATTTCGGGACCGGTTTTGCGTCCTTGTCGACGCTGGTTTCCTTTCCGTTCGACAAGATCAAGATCGACCGCTCCTTCACCAGCAGCATCGACAAGAGTGCGAAGGCGGCAGAAGCGATGCGCGCCATGATCGGTCTCGGTCAGAACCTCAATCACCGCGTTATTGTCGAGGGTGTCGAAAAGCCGCTCCACGTCGACTTCCTTGCGAAGCTTAACTGCGACCTGATGCAGGGCTTTCTAATCGGCGCACCCACGCCTCACCACACATTCGACGATCTGACACAACCGGTCGGAACAAGCGGTGCGAGCGAAAGAAGAGCATCGCCGCGCAGAGCCAAGTTTTCGAACTGCGCATAA
- a CDS encoding DUF2161 family putative PD-(D/E)XK-type phosphodiesterase — translation MSRILETDLYLPVKTFLIGQGYDVKAEVGAADIVACRGDEEPVIVELKTGFSLGLFHQAITRQSVTDTVYIAVARGTGRRFQHALRNNINLARRLGLGLITVRLADGLVEVHVDPGPYTPRKSKPRKDRLLREFSRRVGDPNTGGSTRVRLVTAYRQDALRCAAYLETNGPSRGADIAKATNVERATRIMADDHYGWFERVERGIYKLTPKGEASLNERTAGSGQGAAESL, via the coding sequence ATGAGCCGAATCCTGGAAACCGATCTCTATCTGCCGGTAAAGACCTTCCTCATTGGGCAAGGGTACGACGTAAAGGCGGAGGTTGGTGCTGCCGATATCGTTGCCTGCCGTGGAGACGAGGAACCGGTCATTGTCGAGCTGAAAACCGGCTTCTCGCTCGGCCTCTTTCATCAGGCCATCACGCGGCAGTCCGTGACGGATACGGTTTACATCGCCGTTGCCCGGGGAACGGGACGGCGGTTTCAACATGCTCTGCGAAACAACATCAATCTGGCGCGGCGTCTTGGACTTGGCCTTATCACGGTCCGGCTTGCTGATGGCCTGGTTGAGGTGCATGTTGATCCGGGGCCCTACACACCCCGCAAATCCAAACCACGCAAGGACCGGCTGCTCAGAGAGTTTTCACGCCGGGTAGGTGACCCGAATACCGGTGGCTCGACCCGGGTGCGACTGGTGACCGCTTATCGCCAGGACGCGCTGAGATGTGCTGCCTATCTTGAGACGAACGGGCCCAGCCGTGGTGCCGACATTGCAAAGGCGACTAATGTCGAGCGCGCGACCCGAATTATGGCGGACGATCACTATGGTTGGTTCGAGCGCGTGGAACGCGGGATTTACAAACTAACCCCGAAAGGTGAGGCGTCCTTGAACGAGCGAACTGCGGGTAGCGGGCAGGGGGCTGCGGAAAGCCTTTAA
- a CDS encoding T6SS effector amidase Tae4 family protein, whose amino-acid sequence MPLTNPLFRDNARIRDAAENAPPMRRGERNAEAVRILQNALIAVNASTMRRSIRSDGTLDGDYGGETVAGVARFQAMAGQAEDGGRGDGIAGRLTWQALDERAPHEPAPISITPAPVVTPHAETPQTLGPGSVRLPSAAVLLREYRRFREVSGLPCGQGITNQCAIRMSVALMRSDIGFHFDRTRIRYTHTASNRRCGTGVAHNASASRLIAYLQDFWRFQRYSKRGSNSMTAEQIERALTDRPGIIYFEDCFERADGSAGDHIDFWDGSRVMNDRLDYNGPGERDAGEGPSSSRWFRNIPRELLFLEIPR is encoded by the coding sequence ATGCCACTCACCAATCCATTGTTTCGCGACAACGCACGAATAAGAGACGCCGCCGAAAATGCCCCGCCGATGCGCCGCGGGGAACGCAACGCAGAGGCGGTCCGGATTCTTCAAAATGCCCTGATTGCCGTAAATGCTTCAACGATGCGCCGGTCTATCCGTTCGGATGGAACACTCGACGGGGATTATGGCGGTGAGACAGTGGCAGGTGTTGCCAGGTTTCAGGCAATGGCCGGTCAGGCTGAAGACGGCGGGCGCGGCGACGGAATTGCGGGCCGCTTGACCTGGCAGGCGCTTGACGAGCGCGCACCGCATGAACCTGCACCGATCAGCATAACGCCCGCCCCGGTCGTGACACCGCATGCCGAAACGCCTCAGACGCTTGGGCCCGGCTCGGTCAGACTGCCGAGCGCCGCAGTACTCTTGCGTGAATACAGACGCTTTCGGGAAGTGAGTGGGCTGCCCTGTGGCCAGGGCATCACCAATCAATGTGCCATCCGCATGAGCGTTGCCCTGATGCGCAGCGATATTGGCTTTCATTTCGACCGCACACGTATCCGCTATACCCACACAGCCTCCAACCGCAGATGCGGCACCGGCGTTGCCCATAATGCCAGCGCTTCACGGCTGATCGCTTATCTGCAGGATTTCTGGCGCTTTCAGCGATATTCCAAGCGGGGCAGCAATTCCATGACGGCGGAACAGATCGAGCGCGCGCTGACGGACCGTCCCGGGATCATCTATTTTGAGGATTGTTTCGAGCGGGCTGACGGCTCCGCAGGCGACCATATCGATTTCTGGGATGGCTCCAGGGTCATGAACGACCGGCTGGACTACAACGGACCTGGTGAACGTGACGCGGGCGAAGGTCCGTCGAGCAGCCGCTGGTTTAGAAATATCCCGAGGGAATTGCTGTTTCTCGAGATCCCGAGATAA
- a CDS encoding GMC family oxidoreductase gives MAAPFDQNDDTVVVVIGTGAGGGVLANELAQKGVSVVALEAGGRYLPDDYVNDEWESFGQLAWVDPRTTSGDWRVAKDFSGLPAWIVKAVGGTTTHWAGASLRFQPHEWKAATTYGDVQGASLLDWPINAEEMEPWYAKAEDKLGVTRTNGRPGLPGNNNYLVFEKGARALGYKDVHTGRMAINAVDFDERVPCQQTGFCFQGCKWGAKWSAAYTDIPRGEATGNLEVRENAHVARILHNQDGKVTGVEYFDKDGNLQMQKARIVCVAGNSFESPRMLLNSASAMFPDGLANSSGQVGRNYMRHMTGSVYAVFDKPVKMWRGTTMAGIIQDESRHDPSRGFVGGYEMETLALGIPFMAAFLDPGAWGREFTSALDQYENMAGMWLVGEDMPQETNRVTLNHDVKDQWGLPVANVHFSDHPNDIAMRNHAYRQGAAVYDAVGATRTFPTPPYPSTHNLGTNRMSENARDGVVNKWGQTHDIANLFISDGSQFTTGAAENPTLTIVALAIRQADHIAREMSAGTL, from the coding sequence ATGGCTGCACCTTTTGATCAGAATGACGACACCGTTGTCGTTGTCATCGGTACCGGTGCCGGTGGTGGTGTTTTGGCAAACGAGCTGGCGCAGAAGGGCGTGAGCGTTGTCGCGCTGGAAGCGGGAGGCCGCTATCTGCCCGACGATTATGTCAATGACGAATGGGAGAGTTTTGGCCAGCTTGCCTGGGTGGATCCACGCACGACCAGTGGCGACTGGCGTGTTGCCAAGGACTTTTCCGGCCTGCCGGCCTGGATCGTCAAGGCCGTTGGCGGCACGACGACACACTGGGCGGGCGCGTCCTTGCGTTTTCAACCGCATGAATGGAAGGCCGCCACGACCTATGGAGACGTGCAGGGCGCCAGCCTGCTCGACTGGCCGATCAATGCGGAAGAAATGGAGCCCTGGTACGCCAAGGCGGAAGACAAGCTGGGCGTGACACGCACGAACGGACGTCCGGGACTGCCAGGCAACAACAACTACCTTGTTTTTGAAAAAGGCGCTCGTGCGCTCGGCTACAAGGACGTTCATACCGGACGCATGGCCATCAATGCGGTGGACTTTGATGAGCGTGTGCCTTGTCAGCAAACAGGCTTTTGTTTCCAGGGATGCAAATGGGGCGCGAAGTGGTCTGCCGCCTATACGGACATTCCGCGCGGTGAAGCGACGGGCAATCTTGAGGTGCGGGAAAACGCCCACGTCGCCCGCATCCTTCACAACCAGGACGGTAAGGTGACCGGGGTCGAATACTTCGACAAGGACGGCAACCTGCAAATGCAGAAAGCCCGCATCGTTTGTGTTGCAGGCAATTCGTTCGAGTCGCCCCGAATGCTGCTGAATTCAGCTTCCGCGATGTTTCCGGACGGACTGGCGAACTCATCCGGGCAGGTCGGACGCAACTACATGCGTCACATGACCGGGTCCGTCTATGCCGTGTTCGACAAACCGGTCAAGATGTGGCGTGGAACGACAATGGCCGGGATCATCCAGGATGAATCGCGTCACGATCCGTCCCGGGGTTTTGTCGGCGGTTACGAGATGGAAACGCTGGCACTCGGCATCCCGTTCATGGCGGCGTTCCTGGACCCGGGCGCCTGGGGGCGTGAGTTCACTTCGGCTCTCGACCAGTATGAGAACATGGCCGGCATGTGGCTGGTCGGCGAGGACATGCCACAGGAAACCAACCGCGTGACACTCAACCATGACGTCAAGGACCAGTGGGGCCTGCCAGTTGCGAATGTCCACTTCAGCGATCATCCGAACGACATCGCAATGCGCAATCACGCCTACAGGCAGGGCGCTGCGGTCTATGATGCCGTCGGGGCGACGCGCACATTCCCGACACCGCCCTATCCGTCGACGCACAATCTCGGCACCAACCGCATGTCAGAAAACGCAAGGGACGGTGTCGTCAACAAGTGGGGCCAGACCCACGACATTGCGAACCTGTTCATTTCCGACGGATCGCAATTCACGACGGGTGCGGCCGAAAATCCGACGCTTACGATCGTGGCGCTCGCAATCCGGCAGGCGGACCATATTGCCAGGGAGATGAGCGCGGGCACGCTCTGA
- a CDS encoding Twin-arginine translocation pathway signal: MTKADGPKGLSRRQLLLRASAVGASFAIGSGFIAARDAAWATEVSTLKPETFATLVQMARDIYPHDRIADEFYVIAVQGYDNDDLAEEVEAGIAALDAAARGKGHAGYLDTGWERDRVDILRNMEESPFFQKVRGGLVTGLYNQKAVWPAFGYEGESFSKGGYVDRGFNDINWL, encoded by the coding sequence ATGACCAAGGCAGATGGGCCCAAGGGCCTCAGCCGCAGGCAATTGCTATTGCGAGCCAGCGCGGTCGGTGCATCGTTCGCGATAGGATCGGGTTTCATTGCAGCAAGGGACGCGGCCTGGGCGACGGAAGTCAGCACTTTAAAGCCGGAAACCTTTGCAACGCTCGTGCAGATGGCGCGCGACATCTACCCCCACGACCGTATCGCGGACGAGTTCTATGTGATCGCTGTACAGGGCTACGACAACGACGATCTCGCAGAAGAAGTCGAGGCCGGAATAGCGGCTCTTGATGCCGCTGCCCGCGGCAAGGGTCACGCCGGTTACCTTGATACCGGTTGGGAACGCGACCGGGTGGACATCCTGCGCAACATGGAAGAAAGCCCGTTTTTCCAGAAAGTTCGCGGAGGGCTCGTGACAGGTCTCTACAATCAGAAAGCTGTCTGGCCGGCCTTTGGGTACGAGGGCGAGAGCTTTTCCAAGGGCGGTTACGTGGACCGTGGCTTCAACGACATTAACTGGCTTTGA
- a CDS encoding VOC family protein translates to MAKAIHSMIRVLDEERSLAFYEKAFGLTVKDRLDFPEFALIYLSNPESEFELELTVNKSQGEPYELGNGYGHFAVSVADLDAEHARFEAEGLNPRKLVEFAPAGELVARFFFVADPDGYQIEVLERGGRFK, encoded by the coding sequence TTGGCCAAAGCAATACACTCCATGATCCGCGTTCTGGACGAGGAGCGGTCCCTTGCCTTTTACGAGAAGGCGTTCGGTCTGACCGTGAAGGATCGCCTGGATTTCCCGGAATTCGCCCTCATTTATCTGAGCAATCCGGAAAGCGAATTTGAGCTTGAACTCACAGTAAACAAGTCGCAGGGCGAGCCCTATGAGCTCGGCAACGGGTACGGTCACTTCGCTGTCTCCGTAGCTGACCTTGACGCCGAACATGCGCGTTTCGAGGCTGAAGGTCTCAATCCCCGGAAACTTGTCGAGTTTGCGCCGGCCGGCGAGCTGGTGGCCCGGTTTTTCTTTGTCGCGGACCCCGACGGGTACCAGATCGAAGTGCTCGAACGGGGAGGCCGCTTCAAATAA
- a CDS encoding ribbon-helix-helix domain-containing protein, which produces MCQIFAGQDPERYATQTRSMRLNGQSTSIRLENAFWEIIDEIARRDNVSTPTFISTLHSEVLQLRGEPTNFTSLLRCACLKFIEVNPGVEVPDMMPSEFESGAPEKKLSVV; this is translated from the coding sequence ATGTGTCAGATCTTTGCAGGACAGGATCCTGAGCGTTACGCCACACAAACCCGAAGCATGCGCCTGAACGGGCAGAGCACGAGCATTCGGCTGGAAAACGCCTTCTGGGAGATTATCGACGAGATCGCAAGGCGCGACAACGTTTCCACCCCGACCTTCATATCGACGCTCCATTCAGAGGTCTTGCAGCTGCGTGGTGAGCCGACAAACTTCACGTCGCTGTTGCGATGCGCGTGCCTGAAATTCATCGAAGTGAACCCGGGTGTGGAAGTGCCGGACATGATGCCGTCCGAGTTCGAAAGCGGCGCACCGGAGAAAAAACTCTCCGTGGTATAA
- a CDS encoding cytochrome P450/oxidoreductase: MTGSRNADSATANGGQCPLSRMAAEFDAFSGPYQVDPADALRWSRDQLPVFYSPRLGYWVVSRYDDIKAVFRDNILYSPSIALEKMTPAPPEAMEVLKSYGYQLNRTMVNEDEPAHMERRRVLMDHFLPENLEAKQEMVRRLTREKMDAFIDSGRVELVDAILYEVPLNVALHFLGVPEDEIETFRKFSVAHSVNTWGKPTDEQQIAVAHSVGQFWQYAGKIIERMKLEPDGTGWMHETIRKNAEMPDVVTDSYVHSMMMAIIVAAHETTSLASANMFKTLLTHRQAWEDICADPSLIPNAVEECLRFSGSIVAWRRKTTAAARLGDVDLPVGAKLLIVQASGNRDERHFEDGDRFDIYRDNAVDHLTFGYGSHQCMGKNIGRMEMRIFLEEFTRRLPHLQLAEQEFAYLPTTSFRGPEQVWVEWDPSGNPERNDPQIANTQKHFPVGPPSRRDIARKVRVVDIRSEADNIIGVSVEDAVGRDLPGWSAGAHIELCSDGYDRKYSLCGPADANGYDIAILREENGRGGSRHFHEALAKGMELRLRGPSNLFRLDETASHVVLLAGGIGITPIVAMADRLKQLGKTYHVHYCGRSRGSMAFVDRLEEDHGSCLTLHAGDEGKRADIKAIVEGLPDGGQIYVCGPDRLISAVEKWTADMPDGTFHFEHFTSNATGLDPDKENAFEIELKDSGLTLTVEADQTLLDTLLSAGIDLACDCREGLCGSCEVEVLEGEIDHRDMVLTRTERAGNRRMMSCCSRSMRGGKLKLAL, from the coding sequence ATGACGGGTTCCAGGAACGCGGACAGCGCCACGGCAAATGGCGGACAATGCCCGCTGTCGCGCATGGCGGCCGAGTTTGATGCCTTTTCCGGGCCTTACCAGGTTGATCCTGCCGACGCTTTGCGCTGGTCCCGGGACCAGTTGCCGGTGTTCTACAGTCCCAGGCTCGGCTACTGGGTGGTCAGCCGGTATGACGACATCAAGGCGGTTTTTCGGGACAACATCCTCTATTCACCCTCCATTGCCCTTGAGAAAATGACGCCGGCGCCGCCAGAGGCGATGGAGGTGCTGAAGAGCTATGGCTATCAGCTGAACCGGACCATGGTGAACGAAGACGAACCGGCGCATATGGAACGCCGGCGCGTCCTGATGGATCACTTTCTACCCGAAAATCTGGAAGCCAAGCAGGAGATGGTGCGGCGGCTGACGCGCGAGAAAATGGATGCGTTTATCGATAGCGGCCGGGTCGAGCTTGTGGATGCCATCCTCTATGAGGTCCCGCTGAATGTCGCGCTGCATTTTCTGGGCGTTCCGGAAGATGAGATCGAAACTTTCCGAAAATTCTCGGTTGCGCACTCCGTCAACACCTGGGGCAAGCCGACCGACGAACAGCAGATCGCGGTTGCCCATTCCGTCGGCCAGTTCTGGCAATATGCGGGCAAGATCATAGAGCGCATGAAGCTGGAACCGGATGGCACCGGGTGGATGCACGAGACAATCCGTAAAAACGCGGAGATGCCGGACGTCGTCACGGACAGCTATGTGCATTCCATGATGATGGCGATCATCGTGGCCGCGCATGAGACGACGTCGCTGGCTTCGGCAAACATGTTCAAAACGCTTTTGACCCATCGGCAGGCCTGGGAGGACATCTGCGCCGATCCGAGCCTGATACCCAATGCCGTTGAGGAATGCTTGCGATTTTCCGGATCGATCGTTGCCTGGCGCCGGAAGACGACGGCCGCAGCCCGGCTCGGCGACGTCGACCTGCCTGTAGGGGCCAAACTCCTGATCGTGCAGGCTTCCGGCAATCGGGACGAGCGTCACTTTGAAGACGGTGACCGGTTTGATATCTACCGGGACAATGCCGTCGATCACCTGACATTCGGCTATGGCAGCCATCAATGCATGGGCAAGAATATCGGCCGCATGGAAATGCGAATCTTCCTGGAGGAATTCACCCGGCGGCTGCCGCATCTGCAGCTCGCAGAGCAGGAATTCGCATATCTGCCGACCACATCGTTCAGGGGACCGGAGCAGGTCTGGGTCGAGTGGGATCCCTCCGGCAACCCGGAGCGGAACGACCCGCAGATCGCAAACACCCAGAAACACTTTCCAGTCGGTCCACCGTCTCGCCGGGACATTGCGCGCAAGGTTCGAGTGGTGGATATCCGTTCCGAAGCGGACAACATTATTGGGGTAAGTGTCGAGGATGCTGTCGGCCGAGACCTTCCAGGCTGGAGCGCGGGCGCTCATATCGAGCTCTGCAGTGACGGATACGACCGCAAATATTCATTGTGCGGGCCGGCTGACGCAAATGGGTACGATATTGCGATCCTGCGCGAGGAAAACGGACGCGGCGGTTCGCGACACTTCCACGAGGCGCTCGCGAAGGGGATGGAGCTACGACTGCGTGGCCCAAGCAACCTGTTCCGTCTTGACGAAACTGCATCCCACGTCGTCCTGCTGGCCGGTGGCATCGGCATAACGCCGATTGTCGCGATGGCGGACCGATTGAAACAGCTGGGCAAAACCTATCACGTGCATTACTGCGGACGGTCGCGTGGGAGCATGGCATTCGTTGACCGCCTGGAAGAAGACCATGGTTCTTGCCTAACGCTTCATGCAGGTGATGAGGGCAAGCGCGCCGATATAAAGGCGATCGTCGAGGGCCTCCCGGATGGTGGGCAGATCTACGTTTGCGGCCCGGATCGGCTGATCTCCGCGGTTGAAAAGTGGACGGCGGATATGCCTGACGGCACATTTCATTTTGAGCATTTCACGTCCAATGCCACCGGCCTCGATCCAGACAAGGAAAATGCCTTCGAGATTGAATTGAAGGATTCCGGACTGACATTGACCGTTGAAGCGGACCAGACACTGCTCGACACGCTTTTGTCGGCTGGTATCGATCTGGCCTGCGACTGCAGGGAAGGTTTGTGCGGCAGCTGCGAAGTTGAGGTTCTGGAAGGCGAAATCGACCATCGCGACATGGTTCTGACGCGCACGGAGCGCGCTGGGAACCGGCGGATGATGTCCTGCTGCTCCCGTTCCATGCGTGGCGGTAAGCTCAAGCTCGCGCTTTAG